One part of the Leptolyngbya sp. FACHB-261 genome encodes these proteins:
- a CDS encoding tetratricopeptide repeat protein: MKYSGAPDPNFVPEGDWFAEAVKRPLNYNLPIPSVDRTVNILLAMPPGAIQRTLESELVRRGYRPILVSRADQLLGLLQVYPSRLLILDRLAGVANPYIFCKECLALHPSLNILLLVDQLTNPKDARRLMALRFGALDMVSRDEAHIGRLVERIEVLIQPPNPVNESAPESEAQKSEGKTDDPTPALLEPNRPGQGKRLLTWFSSMVEALQRPIRKREGDVETLPNDESQKIGARLVNRKLITEEQLAMALQEQKILGLKLGEVCIYAGWLSYADLLLVLDRPQHLLGQILVSSGYLSFAQLRLALQEQQETQQHLATIIHNHHWVSKEVLVQALHEQQRLQQLDITKDKTDYKVAEDLEAAPDLTTPPLEDKDLDDWINLTARRASILYSRNQLDEASKLLQAGLARSPKHPGLLLGYSVVLSRQGQFAQAARLLETLTRVQPESAAALTLLGTVSLSLQDRPRARQAYARAYVLLSKQKRTAEASRIRQVIEQLEPK, encoded by the coding sequence ATGAAGTATTCAGGTGCACCCGATCCGAATTTTGTGCCAGAGGGCGACTGGTTTGCTGAAGCAGTCAAGCGACCGCTAAACTACAACCTGCCGATTCCTTCAGTCGATCGCACGGTCAATATCTTGTTGGCCATGCCACCAGGAGCAATTCAGCGGACCCTAGAGAGCGAACTGGTTCGTCGCGGTTACCGGCCCATTTTGGTCAGCAGGGCCGACCAACTGCTGGGACTTCTTCAGGTGTATCCATCGCGATTGTTAATCCTCGACCGGCTGGCAGGAGTAGCCAACCCCTACATTTTTTGCAAGGAGTGTCTAGCACTTCATCCATCACTGAATATTCTGCTGCTAGTCGATCAGCTGACTAATCCCAAAGATGCACGGCGATTGATGGCTCTGCGCTTCGGTGCTCTGGACATGGTCAGTCGAGACGAGGCTCACATTGGGCGACTGGTTGAACGCATTGAGGTCTTGATTCAGCCTCCCAATCCAGTTAATGAGTCAGCCCCTGAAAGCGAAGCTCAGAAAAGCGAAGGAAAAACGGACGATCCAACTCCTGCGCTGCTAGAACCAAACAGGCCAGGACAGGGAAAGCGCTTGCTCACCTGGTTCTCCAGCATGGTCGAAGCTCTGCAACGTCCCATTCGCAAACGCGAAGGCGATGTGGAGACTTTACCCAATGATGAATCCCAAAAAATTGGCGCTCGTTTAGTCAACCGCAAATTGATCACCGAAGAGCAACTAGCAATGGCGCTACAGGAGCAAAAAATCCTGGGTCTCAAGCTGGGTGAAGTGTGTATCTACGCCGGATGGCTTTCTTATGCGGATTTGCTGTTGGTCCTGGACCGTCCTCAGCATTTGCTGGGCCAAATTTTGGTTTCTAGTGGCTATTTGAGCTTTGCTCAATTGCGTCTGGCTCTTCAAGAACAGCAGGAGACCCAGCAGCATTTGGCAACGATTATTCATAACCATCACTGGGTCAGCAAAGAAGTATTGGTGCAAGCGCTGCACGAACAACAACGGTTGCAGCAGCTAGACATCACAAAAGACAAAACGGATTACAAAGTCGCCGAAGACCTGGAAGCTGCGCCGGACCTGACTACGCCGCCTCTAGAGGACAAAGACCTTGACGATTGGATTAATCTGACTGCTCGCCGAGCCAGTATTTTGTACAGCCGTAACCAGCTCGACGAAGCCAGCAAGTTATTGCAAGCAGGTTTGGCCCGCTCCCCGAAACATCCAGGCTTGCTGCTGGGCTACAGCGTAGTTCTGAGCCGTCAGGGACAGTTCGCTCAAGCCGCTAGACTGCTGGAAACTCTAACCAGAGTACAGCCTGAATCTGCTGCAGCTTTAACTCTACTGGGGACAGTGAGCCTGTCGCTCCAGGATCGGCCTCGGGCACGACAAGCCTACGCCAGAGCTTATGTCTTATTGAGTAAGCAAAAGCGGACCGCTGAAGCCAGCCGCATTCGTCAAGTCATTGAGCAGCTTGAGCCCAAGTGA
- a CDS encoding HNH endonuclease → MGKVLVLNASYEPLNITNWRRAVVLLIKGKAEQVEHNGKYVYPEFPIPTVIRLRAYVRVPYKEIPLTRRNLLHRDSHTCQYCSYTGDDLTLDHVIPRSRGGGDVWENVVTACVRCNVKKGSRTPKEANMPLLTSPRRPHSGLYFEVTKHLRSGVHQEWRKYVIGMDPPAAG, encoded by the coding sequence ATGGGCAAGGTCCTGGTTCTGAACGCCTCTTACGAACCGTTAAACATCACGAATTGGCGTCGAGCCGTGGTCTTGCTGATTAAAGGTAAGGCAGAGCAGGTTGAGCACAATGGCAAGTACGTCTACCCTGAGTTTCCGATTCCGACCGTAATTCGCTTGCGCGCCTATGTGCGGGTGCCCTACAAGGAAATTCCCCTAACCCGGCGCAATCTTTTACACCGCGATAGCCACACCTGTCAGTATTGCAGCTATACCGGGGACGATTTGACCCTAGACCATGTCATTCCCCGCTCACGTGGCGGTGGCGATGTCTGGGAGAACGTGGTCACGGCTTGTGTGCGCTGCAATGTCAAGAAAGGCAGCCGCACGCCCAAGGAGGCCAATATGCCTCTGTTGACGTCGCCGCGAAGGCCGCATAGTGGTCTCTACTTCGAGGTGACTAAACACTTACGAAGCGGTGTGCATCAAGAGTGGCGCAAGTACGTGATTGGTATGGACCCCCCGGCAGCAGGATGA
- a CDS encoding bifunctional oligoribonuclease/PAP phosphatase NrnA, with amino-acid sequence MPSDHLFQTATLIHDPEVDLQSSVLENSLPTATHDTVASVSNGRAIRKPDVKQEHLRVDQLRRTLEQHQGDRHLVVLQDFPDPDALSCAWAYQLIAEQFDIKCDLVYAGTVSHQENIALVKLTGLPVQRWNLQVNRNRDLSTYQGCVFLDNQGTTSQITPLIKQAGLPAVVIVDHHALQNEVEAEFTDIRPSSRATATIFAQYLQLGLLDLNSSISEHTKCATALMHGLRSETNQLMLAQEADFAAAAYLSRFYDAQLLNAVLQSRRSKRVMDVIERALKNRVLHNNFSVSGVGYLRYDDRDAIPQAADFLLTEENVHTAVVYGIVHDEGDAVEVVMGSLRTDKITLDPDEFIKEAFGQDTQGRFFGGGRSQAGGFEIPTGFLAGSNDNPKYASLKWDVYDAQIKQSLAHLVNPEKGEIIWKP; translated from the coding sequence ATGCCCTCTGATCACTTATTTCAAACTGCAACGCTTATCCACGACCCTGAAGTAGACTTGCAAAGCTCAGTTCTTGAGAATTCCCTGCCAACAGCGACTCACGATACAGTCGCTAGCGTGAGCAATGGCAGAGCAATTCGCAAGCCTGATGTCAAGCAGGAACACTTGCGGGTCGATCAGCTACGCCGCACGCTAGAGCAGCACCAGGGTGACCGACATCTAGTTGTGTTACAGGATTTTCCAGACCCCGATGCGCTTTCCTGTGCTTGGGCTTACCAGCTGATTGCAGAGCAATTCGATATCAAGTGCGACCTGGTTTACGCTGGTACCGTTAGCCACCAGGAAAACATCGCGCTAGTCAAGCTGACTGGCTTGCCCGTTCAGCGCTGGAATCTTCAGGTCAACCGCAACCGAGACCTATCGACCTACCAAGGTTGTGTGTTCCTAGATAACCAGGGCACTACCAGCCAAATTACGCCTTTGATCAAACAGGCAGGGCTGCCAGCAGTGGTGATTGTTGACCACCATGCCCTCCAGAACGAAGTCGAAGCAGAGTTCACTGACATTCGCCCAAGCAGTCGTGCAACCGCTACAATCTTCGCCCAGTACCTCCAGCTAGGTTTACTAGACCTCAACAGCAGCATCAGTGAGCACACCAAGTGTGCAACGGCCTTGATGCACGGTCTGCGCTCCGAAACCAACCAACTGATGTTGGCTCAAGAGGCTGATTTTGCTGCCGCTGCCTATCTCAGTCGCTTCTACGATGCCCAACTGCTCAACGCTGTTCTGCAATCCCGTCGCTCCAAGCGGGTGATGGATGTGATAGAGCGGGCATTGAAAAATCGGGTACTCCACAACAACTTCTCAGTTTCGGGCGTAGGCTACCTGCGCTACGACGACCGGGATGCCATTCCCCAAGCCGCTGATTTCCTGCTCACCGAGGAGAACGTCCACACAGCTGTTGTTTATGGCATTGTCCACGATGAGGGCGATGCTGTGGAAGTCGTAATGGGCTCGCTGCGCACTGATAAAATCACGCTCGACCCCGACGAATTTATCAAAGAGGCGTTCGGGCAAGACACACAGGGCCGCTTCTTTGGAGGAGGCCGTTCTCAAGCCGGTGGTTTTGAGATTCCGACAGGCTTCTTGGCGGGGAGTAACGACAATCCGAAATATGCCAGCTTGAAGTGGGATGTCTACGATGCTCAAATCAAGCAGTCCTTGGCCCATCTAGTGAACCCAGAGAAAGGCGAAATCATCTGGAAGCCCTAG
- a CDS encoding glycerol-3-phosphate acyltransferase: MTLMQVWGALVLLIGCPLLGGIPAAAWAVRLCSGKKLRKLGTGNVSVSAAFYHGGTLPGVLTVLAEAFKGVGAVLLARAFGLDPTWELLALIALVMGRYWLGQGGGITNVVWGYVAYDWRVALLTTVIGGIGFTLVRERTSGRLLVLVLFPLLTALLAHPSSEVLAAAALAGLIYWLYQRLPDDLDLQANNSQPDSSRIFRFFQASRALQTLDQPLEAKKVGAKAARLSELKRQGYAVPMGWVLAPGDDVEMLVEYLQPTVQSPLVVRSSAVGEDSESASAAGQYESILNVTNRQELREAVARCLASYHQPEAMRYRQDLGVAEESMALLVQQQVRGQFSGVAFSRDPVDGRDGVAIETLPGGAAQVVSGQVTPLRYRVFKGEVQSSQTATPPTIQEPSTELLQQVAQLAQALESQASGVPQDIEWTWDGQQLWVLQARPVTTLLPIWTRRIAAEVIPGLIRPLTWSVNRPLTCGVWGELFTLVLAERAQGLDFNETATLHRSQAYFNVTLLGQLFQRMGLPAESLEFLTRSSGSASFGRPPLGSTLRNVPGLLRLVSRELALVRDFKRDDRRLFIPTLEQLEQARPQTAQVWLAQVEQILVVLQRATYYSILAPLSLALRCKLLRIPDNQLSGDQTPEVMALRELSQLAAEIRNLAVVSEALTENLSAQKLWARLQHNPEGQAVLRQFDAFLNRYGYLSEVGTDIAVPTWREQPEPLRQLLLSAVRNPAPTPTGSTSSPKSGSWLWQTGQVRSQLKGRITEVYSRLLAHLRACFVAIEAQWLSEGRLAQAGDIFFLTLEEVRAAVRAADSDLTARVAERRQQFKQDAHFTPPNLVYGNTVPMPDLEASRQPLESQGTVLRGIGASAGQFTGTVRVLRNLSEAMEVSVSRETVLVVPYTDSGWAPLLAQAGALIAEVGGRLSHGAIVAREYRIPAVMDIAGATQRLRDGQQVRVDGTSGTVELL, encoded by the coding sequence AGTGTGTCGGCAGCTTTCTACCACGGCGGCACCTTGCCTGGAGTCCTGACCGTCTTAGCAGAGGCATTTAAGGGAGTGGGTGCCGTGCTCCTAGCTCGGGCTTTCGGGCTTGACCCCACCTGGGAGTTGCTGGCTTTAATTGCCTTAGTCATGGGGCGCTACTGGCTGGGTCAGGGGGGAGGCATCACTAATGTGGTTTGGGGTTATGTGGCTTATGACTGGCGAGTAGCCCTACTCACGACCGTGATTGGCGGCATCGGCTTCACCTTAGTGCGTGAGCGCACCTCAGGACGTCTGCTGGTGCTGGTACTATTTCCGTTGCTAACGGCTTTGCTGGCTCACCCTAGCTCGGAAGTTCTGGCAGCGGCGGCTCTAGCAGGCTTAATCTATTGGCTTTATCAACGTCTTCCTGACGATCTGGACTTGCAAGCAAACAACAGTCAGCCCGACTCTAGCCGGATCTTTCGTTTCTTCCAGGCTAGCCGCGCTCTACAGACCTTGGATCAGCCTCTAGAGGCCAAGAAGGTAGGAGCAAAAGCGGCTCGATTATCTGAGCTGAAGCGTCAGGGCTATGCCGTGCCGATGGGCTGGGTGCTTGCTCCTGGTGATGACGTGGAAATGTTGGTGGAGTACTTGCAGCCCACCGTACAGTCACCCCTGGTGGTGCGCTCCTCAGCGGTTGGTGAAGACTCTGAATCTGCCTCGGCAGCTGGTCAGTACGAAAGCATCCTCAACGTCACCAACCGGCAGGAATTGCGGGAAGCGGTGGCTCGTTGTTTAGCTTCTTACCACCAGCCTGAAGCCATGCGCTACCGCCAAGATCTCGGGGTTGCTGAGGAGAGCATGGCCCTGCTGGTGCAACAGCAGGTGCGCGGTCAGTTCTCCGGGGTCGCCTTCAGTCGCGATCCTGTAGATGGTAGGGACGGCGTAGCGATCGAGACTTTACCGGGTGGTGCAGCCCAGGTAGTTTCAGGCCAGGTAACTCCCCTGCGCTATCGAGTGTTTAAAGGCGAGGTCCAGAGCAGTCAAACCGCTACACCTCCAACAATTCAGGAACCTTCTACTGAGCTGTTGCAACAAGTAGCTCAGCTAGCCCAGGCATTAGAGTCTCAAGCCTCTGGTGTGCCGCAGGACATTGAGTGGACTTGGGATGGTCAGCAACTCTGGGTCTTACAAGCGCGCCCCGTGACGACACTGCTGCCGATCTGGACTCGTCGTATTGCCGCTGAAGTCATTCCAGGTCTGATCCGACCTCTAACCTGGTCTGTGAACCGACCCCTCACCTGTGGAGTTTGGGGCGAGCTATTCACGTTGGTTTTGGCAGAACGAGCGCAAGGACTGGATTTTAACGAAACGGCTACACTGCACCGCTCGCAGGCTTACTTCAACGTCACGCTCTTAGGGCAGTTGTTTCAGCGCATGGGGCTGCCAGCTGAGAGCCTGGAGTTTCTCACCCGCAGTTCGGGCTCCGCTTCCTTCGGCCGTCCACCTCTGGGTTCTACGCTCAGAAATGTACCAGGTCTGCTGCGTCTAGTGAGCCGCGAGCTGGCTCTAGTGCGTGACTTCAAGCGGGATGACCGCCGTTTATTCATACCCACTTTGGAGCAATTAGAGCAAGCTCGTCCGCAAACAGCTCAGGTCTGGCTAGCGCAAGTCGAGCAAATTCTGGTCGTGCTGCAGCGAGCCACTTACTACAGCATCCTGGCCCCCTTGAGTTTGGCGCTCCGCTGCAAGCTCCTGCGCATCCCTGATAACCAGCTGAGCGGTGACCAAACGCCAGAGGTCATGGCGTTGCGAGAGTTATCCCAGTTAGCCGCTGAGATTCGCAACTTGGCTGTGGTCTCTGAGGCGTTAACTGAGAATCTCAGTGCTCAGAAGCTCTGGGCTCGTTTGCAGCACAACCCCGAGGGACAAGCGGTTTTGCGCCAGTTTGATGCTTTTCTGAATCGCTATGGCTATCTCAGCGAAGTGGGCACTGATATCGCAGTACCTACTTGGCGTGAGCAGCCAGAACCCCTGCGTCAACTTCTCCTCAGCGCGGTTCGCAATCCAGCCCCTACACCCACTGGCTCTACATCTTCGCCAAAATCAGGCTCCTGGCTATGGCAAACGGGTCAGGTTCGTTCGCAGCTAAAGGGTCGGATCACTGAGGTTTATAGCCGTCTGCTGGCCCACCTGCGGGCCTGTTTCGTAGCCATAGAAGCTCAGTGGCTCAGCGAGGGGCGTTTGGCGCAAGCGGGGGACATTTTCTTCCTGACTCTAGAAGAAGTTCGAGCCGCAGTACGGGCGGCAGACTCAGATTTGACCGCACGGGTGGCGGAGCGCCGTCAGCAATTCAAGCAGGATGCCCATTTCACCCCACCCAATTTGGTCTATGGCAACACGGTTCCAATGCCCGACCTAGAGGCTTCGCGCCAACCCCTTGAGAGCCAGGGAACAGTGCTTCGGGGCATTGGGGCCAGCGCTGGACAGTTTACGGGCACAGTCCGAGTGCTGCGCAATCTAAGCGAGGCAATGGAAGTGAGCGTGAGTCGCGAAACCGTCCTTGTGGTGCCCTATACCGACTCCGGCTGGGCTCCTTTGCTGGCACAGGCAGGTGCCTTAATCGCAGAAGTGGGGGGGCGCCTCTCCCACGGTGCAATTGTGGCTCGCGAGTATCGCATTCCAGCCGTAATGGACATCGCCGGAGCAACGCAGCGCCTCCGAGATGGACAGCAAGTGCGCGTGGATGGCACCAGTGGCACTGTAGAGCTGCTCTAG